The following are encoded together in the Gavia stellata isolate bGavSte3 chromosome 23, bGavSte3.hap2, whole genome shotgun sequence genome:
- the NKX2-4 gene encoding homeobox protein Nkx-2.4 isoform X2, giving the protein MSLSPKHTTPFSVTDILSPMEESYKKFGGMDGAGGLGAPLGPYRQPPVPAAAAVPQHVVAGPTGAAAYHMPHGVSQFPHGAVGGYCNGGLGNMGELPAYPEGMRSGAAAGGGWYGAGGDPRYSSISRFMGPSAGMNVTGMGGLSGIAEGAKAIVPLHAAPRRKRRVLFSQAQVYELERRFKQQKYLSAPEREHLASLIHLTPTQVKIWFQNHRYKMKRQAKDKAAAQQLHPDGGLCQQHSPRRVAVPVLVKDGKPCPPPGSGTPAPGQPAPPPAAASAGALPAAGPAAHPHPGSLGQAADLEELSPSPPALHGQVPALAPMDSAGVDYNGGMVSPNLLYGRTW; this is encoded by the exons aTGTCGCTGAGCCCCAAGCACACGACGCCCTTCTCGGTCACCGACATCCTCAGCCCGATGGAGGAGAGCTACAAGAAGTTCGGCGGCATggacggggcgggcgggctgggcGCGCCCCTCGGGCCCTACCGCCAGCCGCCggtgcccgccgccgccgccgtgccGCAGCACGTCGTGGCGGGCCCCACCGGGGCGGCCGCCTACCACATGCCCCACGGCGTCTCCCAGTTCCCGCACGGCGCCGTCGGGGGCTACTGCAACGGCGGGCTGGGCAACATGGGCGAGCTGCCCGCCTACCCCGAGGGGAtgcggagcggcgcggcggcgggcggcggctgGTACGGGGCCGGCGGCGACCCCCGCTACTCCAGCA TCTCCAGGTTCATGGGCCCGTCGGCGGGGATGAACGTGACCGGGATGGGCGGCCTGAGCGGCATCGCCGAGGGCGCCAAGGCCATCGTGCCGCTCCACGCGGCCCCgcggaggaagaggagggtgctcTTCTCCCAGGCGCAGGTCTACGAGCTGGAGCGGCGCTTCAAGCAGCAGAAGTACCTGTCGGCGCCGGAGCGGGAGCACCTGGCCAGCCTCATCCACCTCACGCCCACCCAGGTGAAGATCTGGTTCCAGAACCACCGCTACAAGATGAAGCGCCAGGCCAAGGACAAGGCGGCCGCCCAGCAGCTGCACCCCGACGGCggcctctgccagcagcactcGCCGCGCCGCGTCGCCGTGCCCGTGCTGGTGAAGGACGGCaagccctgcccgccgccgggcAGCGGCACCCCGGCCCCCGGGcagcccgcccccccgcccgccgccgcctccgccggggcgctgcccgccgccggccccgccgcccacCCGCACCCCGGCTCGCTGGGGCAGGCGGCCGACCTGGAGGAGCTCTCGCCCAGCCCGCCGGCGCTGCACGGCCAGGTGCCCGCCCTGGCCCCCATGGACTCGGCCGGCGTCGACTACAACGGCGGCATGGTCAGCCCCAACCTGCTCTACGGCAGGACGTGGTAa
- the NKX2-4 gene encoding homeobox protein Nkx-2.4 isoform X1, which produces MSLSPKHTTPFSVTDILSPMEESYKKFGGMDGAGGLGAPLGPYRQPPVPAAAAVPQHVVAGPTGAAAYHMPHGVSQFPHGAVGGYCNGGLGNMGELPAYPEGMRSGAAAGGGWYGAGGDPRYSSISRFMGPSAGMNVTGMGGLSGIAEGAKAIVPLHAAPRRKRRVLFSQAQVYELERRFKQQKYLSAPEREHLASLIHLTPTQVKIWFQNHRYKMKRQAKDKAAAQQLHPDGGLCQQHSPRRVAVPVLVKDGKPCPPPGSGTPAPGQPAPPPAAASAADLEELSPSPPALHGQVPALAPMDSAGVDYNGGMVSPNLLYGRTW; this is translated from the exons aTGTCGCTGAGCCCCAAGCACACGACGCCCTTCTCGGTCACCGACATCCTCAGCCCGATGGAGGAGAGCTACAAGAAGTTCGGCGGCATggacggggcgggcgggctgggcGCGCCCCTCGGGCCCTACCGCCAGCCGCCggtgcccgccgccgccgccgtgccGCAGCACGTCGTGGCGGGCCCCACCGGGGCGGCCGCCTACCACATGCCCCACGGCGTCTCCCAGTTCCCGCACGGCGCCGTCGGGGGCTACTGCAACGGCGGGCTGGGCAACATGGGCGAGCTGCCCGCCTACCCCGAGGGGAtgcggagcggcgcggcggcgggcggcggctgGTACGGGGCCGGCGGCGACCCCCGCTACTCCAGCA TCTCCAGGTTCATGGGCCCGTCGGCGGGGATGAACGTGACCGGGATGGGCGGCCTGAGCGGCATCGCCGAGGGCGCCAAGGCCATCGTGCCGCTCCACGCGGCCCCgcggaggaagaggagggtgctcTTCTCCCAGGCGCAGGTCTACGAGCTGGAGCGGCGCTTCAAGCAGCAGAAGTACCTGTCGGCGCCGGAGCGGGAGCACCTGGCCAGCCTCATCCACCTCACGCCCACCCAGGTGAAGATCTGGTTCCAGAACCACCGCTACAAGATGAAGCGCCAGGCCAAGGACAAGGCGGCCGCCCAGCAGCTGCACCCCGACGGCggcctctgccagcagcactcGCCGCGCCGCGTCGCCGTGCCCGTGCTGGTGAAGGACGGCaagccctgcccgccgccgggcAGCGGCACCCCGGCCCCCGGGcagcccgcccccccgcccgccgccgcctcc GCGGCCGACCTGGAGGAGCTCTCGCCCAGCCCGCCGGCGCTGCACGGCCAGGTGCCCGCCCTGGCCCCCATGGACTCGGCCGGCGTCGACTACAACGGCGGCATGGTCAGCCCCAACCTGCTCTACGGCAGGACGTGGTAa